One genomic segment of Oncorhynchus kisutch isolate 150728-3 linkage group LG15, Okis_V2, whole genome shotgun sequence includes these proteins:
- the ptcd3 gene encoding small ribosomal subunit protein mS39, giving the protein MAAPGKHVGHYIYRNGRFLLSNFEQFCFRRNFGWSVVVCQQNASTERESAEAIVIPKKKTWSKWAVLQALASTVNRDPTAPHYMFQDDPYLTPRTSPEFKLYSLSQESGRMAANHIVNKNPKFFQKDFAEPHIPCLMPETMELCIEEVSEAALLERIMLRKVKAAVDMYDQLLQTGTTVSPDASNDLLDLICLYGDRDPVQDDKPEAEDVAQEVQEEGRRRKGRLRRASDLVRIVWRENNNAERIFNLLPERDTRAYSALIRGMVKYGAHVKAFNTYTDMLNNRLTADVHTFNALISAAPEVRERYTEKWDLIVDLLNQMNEQKVKPNLLTFNALLKGLRRCGSLARAQSLHTLSEMKAMGIAPSLASFDHVLGIFYKAASPSQGQTDILQEVMTEVAGRTFVAQDPDDVNFFSSAMRICLDTKDIEAAYKVHDLLSVGENWRMLGDSFQQSIYYGRMFNLLCMMEHIDVVLKWYKELIPSLYYPNPQGMRDLLQALDTDNRLDMIPQIWKDIRRMGHDNKSDLVDELLSLMARDKHSPEIQESFAVCALDVKSLYEQGQGARMALEWTATAMTNITSVLLAAQKKQQAWDMLKLFKTKNRVPSEELMEEFLASIKSSNDPQHAMELVQISASFCLPSTPKLAERVLQAFELSEEQKTILSELEVSTEVSE; this is encoded by the exons ATGGCGGCCCCCGGTAAACACGTAGGGCATTACATTTACAGGAATGGTCGCTTTCTTCTAAGTAATTTTGAACAATTCTGTTTTCGGAG GAACTTTGGATGGAGTGTAGTCGTTTGTCAACAAAATGCATCAACTGAAAGAG AGTCTGCAGAGGCAATTGTCATTCCCAAAAAGAAAACGTG GAGCAAATGGGCTGTGCTGCAGGCTCTTGCATCCACCGTCAACAGG GACCCCACTGCACCACATTACATGTTCCAGGATGATCCTTATCTTACTCCAAGGACGTCTCCAGAGTTT AAATTATACTCCCTCTCCCAGGAGTCTGGCAGAATGGCAGCTAACCATATTGTCAACAAAAACCCTAAGTTCTTCCAGAAAGACTTTGCTGAACCACATATTCCA TGCTTAATGCCAGAGACCATGGAGCTGTGTATTGAGGAAGTGAGTGAGGCAGCGCTGCTGGAGCGCATCATGCTGAGGAAGGTGAAGGCTGCAGTAGACATGTATGATCAGCTGCTACAGACAG GCACCACCGTGTCTCCTGATGCTTCTAATGACCTGCTGGACCTTATTTGTCTCTATGGAGATCGTGACCCTGTGCAAGATGACAAGCCAGAGGCAGAAGATGTG GCTCAGGAGGTGCAGGAGGAGGgcaggaggaggaaagggaggctGCGGAGAGCCTCCGACTTAGTGAGGATAGTTTGGAG GGAGAACAACAATGCAGAGAGGATCTTTAACCTTCTTCCAGAACGTGACACACGAGCATACTCTGCTTTGATCAGAGGCATGGTGAAG TATGGAGCTCATGTGAAGGCTTTTAATACATACACAGACATGCTGAACAACAGACTGACTG CGGATGTCCACACCTTCAATGCTCTGATCTCTGCGGCACCAGAAGTCCGGGAGAGGTACACTGAGAAATGGGACCTGATTGTT GACTTACTAAATCAGATGAATGAGCAGAAGGTGAAGCCCAATCTGCTGACGTTTAATGCATTGCTGAAGGGCCTTCGTCGCTGTGGCTCCTTAGCCAGGGCTCAGTCTCTGCACACGCTCAGTGAGATGAAGGCTATGGGCATTG CACCCAGTTTGGCTTCTTTTGACCATGTTCTGGGCATTTTCTACAAAGCAG CGTCTCCTTCCCAAGGGCAGACTGATATCCTACAGGAAGTGATGACTGAGGTGGCAGGAAGGACATTCGTTGCTCAGGATCCAGATGATG TAAACTTTTTCTCCAGTGCCATGAGAATT TGTCTGGATACCAAGGACATTGAGGCAGCGTACAAGGTGCATGACCTGCTCAGTGTGGGAGAGAACTGGAGGATGCTGGGAGATTCCTTCCAACAGAGTATCTATTA tggcagaatgtTCAACCTGCTCTGCATGATGGAACACATAGATGTGGTGCTGAAGTGGTACAAAGAACTGATTCCTTCT CTCTATTACCCCAATCCACAAGGAATGAGAGATCTGCTCCAGGCACTGGACACTGATAACAGATTGGACATGATCCCACAGATATGGAAAG ACATCCGACGGATGGGGCATGACAACAAGTCCGATTTAGTGGATGAGCTGCTGTCACTCATGGCCAGGGACAAGCACAGCCCTGAG ATCCAGGAGTCTTTTGCAGTGTGTGCGCTGGATGTTAAGAGCCTGTATGAGCAGGGGCAAGGAGCCAGGATGGCTCTGGAGTGGACAGCCACTGCCATGACCAACATAACCTCTGTCCTACTGGCAGCCCAGAAGAAGCAGCAGGCATG GGATATGTTGAAGCTCTTCAAGACCAAAAACAGAGTTCCATC TGAGGAGCTGATGGAGGAGTTCCTGGCCAGCATCAAGAGCAGCAACGACCCTCAGCACGCCATGGAGCTGGTACAGATTTCAGCTAGCTTCTGTCTCCCCAGCACCCCCAAACTGGCTGAGAGGGTACTGCAGGCGTTTGAGCTCTCTGAAGAACAGAA GACTATTCTGTCCGAGCTGGAGGTCTCAACTGAAGTCAGCGAGTGA